Sequence from the Pogoniulus pusillus isolate bPogPus1 chromosome 16, bPogPus1.pri, whole genome shotgun sequence genome:
TGGGAGATGTGCCCAGAGAGAGGCTGAAGTGACTCCCTTGCCCTGACTCCATCAGAAAGATAAATGGGCTGCCAGCTTAACCCAGCAACACAGACATCATTTCTCCAGCAGGTAAACCCCTGGCACTATGAGGAATATTAAAGCTCCGATGTCACTCTCTGGAAGGAGCTAAGCATCCTTCTTGTCCCTCAGCTTCTTAGCAGAGCTTGGTGCTACAGGAGATCAGGGCTTTGGAACATAGGAAATAATGAGGAATCCTCACTCACATTAATTTCAACTACAGCAACTGCAATGCAGGTTCACCCTTGCAACCCTGGAAATCCAAACACCACAGGGCTCAGATACAGCAACCAGAAAACAAAAGGGGCAGGCAGAGGGTCAGTGAATTGCCCAAAGTGAACAAATTACCATGAGTGAGAAACAAACTGCATTAACATCAGTGGAAAGGAGAAGAGCTTTATTCCAGCTTCAGTCATGCAAAGTGGTAAGGGGAAGCAGGCAATGAAGCGATGTGCACGTTAAATATGTATGTTGACAAGTGTCCCTTTGAATAAGGGGGAGGGCAGCACAAATCATTCACTAGGAAATATGCTTTGAAACATGAAATGAAGTAGAAAAACAGTTCAGTCCTGCCTATCCCAGGGCCCTGTCTTCTCTCAGCGAGGCAGAAATGAGTATTCAGCAGTGAAGACACCATTTGTTCAAGAGACAGCTGCACATCTGCCTTTCAGTTCTCTCCCTCCCCGTGGTTTAAACAACACAAGTGCAGGTGACCACAGGAAGCAAGCTATTACGTGCTACAAAATAAGCCAGCATTAAAGCTCCACAGAGATGGGAGCAATGGAGAACTGGATATGGAGGAAAAGGGTCAGCAGAAAGCCTTAAAACCCTCCAAAGAGCAAACTGGTTTGCCTCATTCAGGAGGAAAGAGACTGACTTTTCTTCTGTCCTTTAAGCAATCAACAGGCCTTACTGTGTATGGGAactctcctcttttccctgtCCACAAAAGGTTTGCCTTAATAAGAAACCCACAAAAAATCTGATCCAACAACCCACCAGTAGTGGAAAGAGATCAGTGCCCCAGAGCTACTCCGCAGTAACAAATCAGCtagctctgcccagagcaggagtCGCAGAAAGCAGGAGTGCAGACACATGAGGCCAGAACACACTTCCCTGATGAAACATTTTGGTCTTGGGCTGTCAAGCTCATAACCATTTCTTAGAATTATGAAAGGCACCTTGACCCCAGGCCTTTCGCAACTGGTTTTAAAGTGCCTGATAAAAGGCTTAGCAGAAGGGAATGAGCCCTTCTACCAGGGATCCACCAGGGGCTCCGGGCTCATGAATTAACTGCAGCTTTATAGGGATGGATAGACAGGCACTGGATTAGCAGAGCATGGCTGGTTAACAGATCCAGATAACACACAAAGTAACAGGGTTGGGAGAACAGGCACTTAAGGAAGATTTAGTGACAGCTGCTTGACGATGAACCATTTGCACTGCAAATGGGGAGTTCCTATTCCTCTGAGCCATCTATAacctggaaggagaggaggaaaagggagagagcagaggagaatcaCACTTCAGTCTTGCCACGTTTCCTGCAGTAAGAGGTGCAGTGTTAAAAGCTCTCATGTCTGACAATCCAGGTACCGACTGGCACAGACCGGCAGCCAGAAGTCAGCCAAACTCCAGTATGGCACTGGCATGTGCTAGACTTGCAGCAAATGATCTCTCTCCACccactctcttttccttttggagAGAAAGAGTATTTCTGTCCTCCTCCCATCCTCCCCACAGCCTCGATGAAGAAGTCGAGATGTAGTGCTTTTAACACGTTTTGTAGCAGACAGCAAGAGCTATGCCTGCCTCCACTTCTCTAAGCACTATTCCCCCATGCCCTCAGATCTCTGTGGGCAGACTTACGCAGTCGATGTTATCTGACATATTCAGGATGATGTAGTTTTTCCCCGCAAGGTTGCTCCAGTCTTTGCAGATTACCTgaagagaaagaacaaaaagaCAGCTGAGTTCAGGCCATGAATGTAGCTCTCCTGCTGAAAGCACAGGGGacacaagggacaggagcaaggGGCTGTGCCATACCCCTGAGAAGACTTCTCAAAGGATGTAACTGTCCTCTAACTCTCCATACTAAGGAGGAATCACCCACTTCAGTGCTAGCACATGAAGCAGGGACAAGGTTACTGTGCCAGTCTGCCACAGTCCAGCTTACCTTTCACCTCTCCCTAGACTCCAGGATGACTCAGGCACTCAGTGGAAAGCTCTCTAGCCTTGCAGGCTTGTTCTGTACACGATCAGCACTTAACACAAAAGCTAATGAGGAGCCTCTGTGGCTCTTAAACTGGTGAGGCAGGGCAGCACTTTTGCAGGCAGAAATTGGATGCACAGAGGGATTAAAGCACTTGCTGAGGCTGAAGCACCATGGAGTAGAAAGCAAAATTAGTATCAGGGAATGCTTCTTTCTCACCAGGCAGTTCCTGCTACCTATCTTCCCTTAACTAGATGCCAGTTTGCTGGATTCGGGAACTGCAGTTCACCTCACACCTCCTCTCCCACAGGCTCTCCTAGACCAACATCCTCACGGAGATTGCTGTACCCCACTCCACCTGCTCTGCATCTggtctctgcaggcagcaacaAAAATAGCACTTTCTTCTCACTCCCTTTCCAGAAATCCTTGGGGCCGTTTTTGTCCTGACATTTCCAATAATGCAGGCTGAGGTAACAAGgagcttttgctgctgtgcatGCCCCAGAGGGCAGGTGTTTATTAGAAGCAGGATTCTGTACAGAAGTTCACTGGAGAAGATGTGAGGGGGCAGGACTTTCACCAAGGATGATGGATTCCATTAAGAAGCACTGTGAAATGCTCTCCCCAAAATTCAGTTTTGGCTGGGTGAACAAAAAAAGCTATTTCCAGTACGACTTTGGGATTTAGGTGAGGTTAAGGGGATAGAAGTGCCCAAATATCATCACTGAAACCTCCCCCACAGTCCCTGCTCCCAGTGCTACCTGTGCTGAGtcccagggcagctctgtcGGTAGCACAGCCATGCGGGCACCCCCAGCCTGTGGCGagaagctcctctctgctgccacagtCTCAGTGGCTGACTCCGTGTCATTCCAAATGGGATCCAGTGCAGAATCATCAGCCCTGTCCCATGGAGATGCAGAGGTGGTGTGCTGCTCACTCCCAGAAAGAATCTGGGTGTCTGGGGAGCTGCCTCCAGAAGAGGGTGTCCCCACAGGCATTTCTACTGTCTGCTCCATTTCACTTAGCGATGtgggctccagcatctcccaccCCACCGTGGCCTCTGAGACCTCCTCTCTGGCTGAATGCTCTTCCTCACCAGTCTCCACTGTGGGTTCTGCAAGCTCTGTTCTTGTTGTAGTCACAGTTGGCTCCGAATCTGCTCCCTCAACAGCCCACGTGTCCCCAGCTGTCACCTCAAAAGGTTCTTCCGAAACACTGGGAGACCTTGCAGCAACAGTAGAAGAAAAAACAGAGGACGAAGGCAGAAGACCTGGACCCATGCTACTCCCAAGGTCTAAGCCTGGAGGAACAGAGTCCTCTTCTTGCCCTCCTGTGGCTGCCTCGGTCACAAAACctggcctggcagaggctgtggaaaacagaagggagaaggagtCCTCTTGGTCCGCTGGTTCAGAAGATGCAATCTCTGGCCCAGAGGTCTGGAAGttttctgctcctcctcttgAGTGGTCTATAGGGAGcagcccctcctcctcctccagtgtGCTGGAGAAAGGTGTGTGCAAGTCAGGTTCAACAAATTCTGCTGgtggctgggctgtggctgtTTCCCAGGTGTCTTTCACTTGTGTcccattccctttcagcagggCCTTCTGAGACACAGCAGGAAAGCTGTAATCTAAAAAGAGATCCAAAAGACTTCATGTCACAACCCAAGCAACCACAAACTCCAAAAGGCAGAGAACTAACCCCATTGCATTTGTCTAGCCACAGATGCAATCAAAAGGCAGACATCCTCTAAGAACTGGTACCCTGCCACCAAAAAGAGCAATCCTACAGTGCAACCTCTGCTTTTTCCCTCCATCCCATCCCACTAAAGTCACTCTCCCTAGAGAGAACTCACACGTTAGATTTTCTCCACTCCTTTCTGCCCTGAggcattttcatagaatcaacaataATAAACCACTTTGACactgtgtgtctctgtggtGATGTTGTGAGAGTTAGGAATCAAGTAGAGACCCAGAGATTTGTTTCAGATGGAATTCAGAAAGATAAGGAGTGCTTAGCAGCAATCAGCCACAAGCTAAACAGAAAATACTagggaagagaaa
This genomic interval carries:
- the PODXL2 gene encoding podocalyxin-like protein 2; amino-acid sequence: MQPLHRAPAFLLLLLLAAGTLWLCLASSEEPTTDGLTSTSLLEFAMMPHLEAMNSHEQTSPEAAEPDLAPVSLHAAPGSGFASEENEESKILQPPQYFWEDGGELNDSSLDLGPATDYSFPAVSQKALLKGNGTQVKDTWETATAQPPAEFVEPDLHTPFSSTLEEEEGLLPIDHSRGGAENFQTSGPEIASSEPADQEDSFSLLFSTASARPGFVTEAATGGQEEDSVPPGLDLGSSMGPGLLPSSSVFSSTVAARSPSVSEEPFEVTAGDTWAVEGADSEPTVTTTRTELAEPTVETGEEEHSAREEVSEATVGWEMLEPTSLSEMEQTVEMPVGTPSSGGSSPDTQILSGSEQHTTSASPWDRADDSALDPIWNDTESATETVAAERSFSPQAGGARMAVLPTELPWDSAQVICKDWSNLAGKNYIILNMSDNIDCEEFRLERGPQLLALVEDAFSRQADGLQDRWLISLSKPNENDKHLLMTLAGEQGIIPTNDVLMALGDVKRSLAEIGIQNYSTTTSCQSHPNQTRSDYGKLFVVLVIIGSICAIIIVLGLIYNCWQRRLPKMKNMSHGEELRFVENGCHDNPTLDVASDSQSEMQEKKPSVNGGNTINGPDSWDVLINKQASEDVDVFEEDTHL